GTCCGCTCCACGCCCGACATGATCTCGGCGATCAGCTTCTGCCGGGGCGTGGCCCTGGGCCGGTCGCGCAGGCCCCGCAGGTGAGGCAGCAGATCGCCATTGAGGAAGGCGAACATGGCGCCGAGCGCGGCCTCCTGCAGCGCCTGCCGCTTCTTGCCGCCCGGCGCGGCCCAGTCCTGCCAGCGGTAGGGACGCCTGAGCGACGGCGTGAACTCCGCGCCCACCGCCTCGGCCTGCTCCGCCTCGCGCGTCTCGCGCTCGTCCAGGATGCGGAGGAACAGGATCCACGTGAGCTCGGGCACGTACTGGAGCGCGCCGGCGCAGTTCGACCGGCGCATGATGTCGCAGATGGCCTTGACCGCGCCGTTGACCGACTGCTGGGTGGCCAGCCGCTTGCCGTTACCGCTCTTGGCGCGGGGCCGTCTCGCCATCAGCGGATCTCCCGGCGCGTGAGGTTGGCCGGCTCTTCCAGGATGTCCAGCAGCGCCTTCGCGCAGTAGACGCGGTCGCGCCTCGCCGGCCCCACCCGCCCGAGGACCCGGGCGGCCTCCAGCCTGTCGATCGCTCGCTGCGCCGTCGTGAAGGCCACCCGGAGTCGCTCGGCCGCGCGCTTCACGGTGCAATAGGGGTTCTCCGCGATGAGATCGATAAGCCGCAAGGGAACCTGGGACGACGCCCCGGCGACCTTCAGGCGCCAGGTCGCCAGGAGGGAGTTGGTGCGTTCGGCTCGACTCAGCGCGTCCTCGGACTGGCGCGCGACCCCTTCGAGGAAGTAGAGCAGCCATTCCTCCCACTCCGCGCGCTCCTGCACGCCGCGGAGGCAGTCGTAGTAATCGCGCCGCGTCGCCTCAAAGAAGGCGCTGAGGTAGAGCAGCGGGCTCGGCAGCACCCGGCGGTCCATCAGGAACAGGGTGATGAACAGTCGGCCGACGCGACCGTTGCCGTCGCGGAACGGGTGGATCGCCTCGAACTGGTAGTGAGCCAGCGCCACCTGGACGAGAGGCGGGAGCGTCCGGTCCAGGAGGAAGCGCTCCCAGGCCTCGAGGCATGGCCTGATCTCCTCCGGCGGCGGCACGTAGGTCGCCGTGGCCAGCGTCGATCCCGGACGGCCGATCCAGTTCTGCGTGTCGCGGAGATTCCCAGGCGAGGCGTGACCTCCCCGGACGCCGGTCATCAGCTTCGCATGCAGCTCCAGCAGCAGCGGGACCCCGAGGGGCACCTTGCCGAGCCGGCCCAGTCCATGCTCCAGCGCCACGACGTAGTTGCCGACTTCCCGGAGATCGGCCGGGCTCCGCTCGACGGCGATGCCCGCCTCTGCGGCCAGCAGCTCGCCCAGCGTGGCCTGCGTCCCCTCGATACGGCTGGACAGCACCGCCTCGCGGCGGACGAAGGGCCGGATCAAGAGGTGAGGGTCCGGCAGCCGCCCCCCCTCTCCGGCGAGCCGGCCGATCAACCTGTCGGCATCCGACAGCGCCCCCACCAGGGCGGGAGTCCACGTCAGCAAAGGCGGTAACGGGTCCGGCACGCAGGCCGAGTTCCCGTCAGGCAGGCGCACCTTGCGGCTCGGGGGAGGGGCGGAGGAGGGCACCGGGCTCCTTGTCAGCGGCGGCGAAAACAACCTTGCCGCCTGTTTTCGCCATTCAGCCGAACCGATAATAGCACCGCGACCTTTGGAGGCCGGCCTTCAAAACGCCCCGCCGAACGCCCTCCGCAGCAGCGCCGCCGGCAGGGCCTTGGCAGCTTGCAGTTGAGCTTCGGCGCCGGCCCGCGCCCGCTCCACCGCCGCCATCTGCTCATCCAACTTCCGCAGTATCTCCCGTTGCTGAGGAACTGGAGCCAGGGGTACCTCGACTGTCCTCAGCATGGTCAAGGTCATTCGCGGACGAGTCGCCCCGCGCATCGTGTCGGCCACACGGCTCAGGGCCACGGGAGAGTTGAGATACGCTGCCAGATAAGGCGCGAGGACGGAATCCGCTGGGAATCGAAGGCGAAAGCAGTCGGCTTTCACCAAGGCGGGGCCAAGACCATCGGGAATCACACAAGCCCGCCCCGCAGGCCGCGCGCCATCTCCCAACGCCGCCACAACCACATCTCCAGGACGAACACCGTACCGCCGAAGTCCTGCGAAGTGTTCCAGGGCGATGAACGCCTTGTCCGCATCCAGGAATGCGCCTCGTCCGATGTTCTGCAGCCGGACCACCCGGGCCCCGGCGGACGCATAATGCTCCGTCTTCAGGTTGGACCCGAACGGGCCATCGGAAAAGGCAT
This genomic stretch from Candidatus Rokuibacteriota bacterium harbors:
- a CDS encoding type I restriction-modification system subunit M N-terminal domain-containing protein encodes the protein MARRPRAKSGNGKRLATQQSVNGAVKAICDIMRRSNCAGALQYVPELTWILFLRILDERETREAEQAEAVGAEFTPSLRRPYRWQDWAAPGGKKRQALQEAALGAMFAFLNGDLLPHLRGLRDRPRATPRQKLIAEIMSGVERT
- a CDS encoding Fic family protein; translation: MPSSAPPPSRKVRLPDGNSACVPDPLPPLLTWTPALVGALSDADRLIGRLAGEGGRLPDPHLLIRPFVRREAVLSSRIEGTQATLGELLAAEAGIAVERSPADLREVGNYVVALEHGLGRLGKVPLGVPLLLELHAKLMTGVRGGHASPGNLRDTQNWIGRPGSTLATATYVPPPEEIRPCLEAWERFLLDRTLPPLVQVALAHYQFEAIHPFRDGNGRVGRLFITLFLMDRRVLPSPLLYLSAFFEATRRDYYDCLRGVQERAEWEEWLLYFLEGVARQSEDALSRAERTNSLLATWRLKVAGASSQVPLRLIDLIAENPYCTVKRAAERLRVAFTTAQRAIDRLEAARVLGRVGPARRDRVYCAKALLDILEEPANLTRREIR